A window from Tindallia magadiensis encodes these proteins:
- a CDS encoding sigma-70 family RNA polymerase sigma factor, which produces MKKTAQEIQILALKIQQGEESPEETKYNIEMLIHHLKPLILALHRKHETVFDSSEDALQEGALILLECLKKYDPTQRVPFIAYAQQQLRYHFYNGYRVKRPLLTLDAPVTQLLEDISETKASQLADTSETAEEGLLREEQRKALSNSMHGLNHKEINLIYQHYIRQLSLKEVAADLNLHPVTLSRQKAALLEKLRKKVERRITNVK; this is translated from the coding sequence ATGAAAAAAACAGCTCAGGAAATTCAAATCTTAGCCCTAAAGATTCAACAGGGCGAAGAAAGCCCAGAAGAAACCAAGTACAACATTGAAATGCTGATCCATCACTTAAAGCCACTTATATTAGCTTTGCATCGAAAACATGAAACGGTTTTCGACAGTTCAGAAGATGCACTTCAGGAAGGAGCCCTGATCCTTCTGGAATGCCTAAAAAAATACGATCCCACCCAAAGGGTTCCTTTTATCGCCTATGCCCAGCAACAATTACGTTATCACTTTTATAACGGCTACCGGGTGAAACGTCCCCTGCTAACCTTAGACGCTCCGGTAACTCAATTGCTGGAAGACATCAGCGAAACCAAAGCCAGCCAATTAGCCGATACCTCTGAAACCGCTGAGGAAGGCCTGCTTCGGGAAGAGCAGCGAAAGGCCCTGTCCAACAGCATGCATGGTCTGAACCACAAAGAGATCAACCTAATCTATCAACACTATATCCGTCAGTTATCGCTAAAAGAAGTGGCTGCCGATCTAAACCTTCACCCGGTTACCCTTAGCCGGCAAAAAGCAGCCCTGCTGGAAAAACTCAGAAAAAAAGTGGAAAGGAGAATAACCAATGTCAAATAG
- a CDS encoding O-antigen ligase family protein: MKKQKSKRKPSSTPWLRRSLCLIMILAPLFRGAFFADTILLLQVSIFLIMLCWVIVKVVKKETLEVREPFHWVLLLIILAYLIPVITGKWFYLEESIGMILWYLSLAGIFLMTHEVAETAPNREKMTRCIIGLALLLSVIAWFSLAGFFYYTDAVLAGRLASTFQYPNTLAALTISAYFLSLGEYQKTENPKEKKIFIAIAWTFFITLILTYSRIGWLLFPLLACIYWCMIPREKKPSLAGVYLIHFCVTLIFLSFHYQALPDQGKSSLALLVGLLLGMGVNSGLQYLMDKGKISKVLHHPKRKVIGIACIAFIGVATYFLLPETITERISHINLDQRSAYERFEFSRNAFTIFLDQPLTGSGGGGWEARYEAFQTQPYTSRTTHSFLFQTMVEAGVLGTVALFILGITLLFRLLVAFRDKEGTTLSLVMAILSLLIYSILDFHLNFFSVAMILWIMIALIPWRPEHKMPAFFTRSSRAAMLLLILIPAFLLSGVRLHAYRHHQRGIEALNHHQNIEKAQHHLQKSVTYNPFHPMYRSHRAAVAPSEESIVMIEKGLIYAPNHERLSQQAINHYLATGNKEKLEKHVDQYINHRPIKPQAYTYVANALNNLAMIEKQAGNVKEAKELYQKTIKLMDRFNEKTVSLTFTIEPAEEFTRSIQQAQKEKEALKRLP, encoded by the coding sequence ATGAAAAAACAGAAATCTAAAAGAAAACCAAGCAGTACTCCATGGCTTAGACGGAGCCTTTGCCTCATTATGATACTAGCGCCTTTATTTAGAGGCGCTTTTTTTGCTGATACCATTTTGTTATTACAAGTGAGTATTTTTTTGATCATGTTGTGCTGGGTAATTGTGAAGGTAGTGAAAAAAGAAACCCTGGAGGTAAGAGAACCATTCCACTGGGTTCTGTTGTTAATCATCTTAGCCTATTTAATACCGGTGATTACCGGTAAATGGTTTTACTTGGAAGAAAGCATTGGAATGATCCTATGGTATCTATCCCTTGCCGGCATCTTTTTAATGACCCATGAAGTTGCGGAAACAGCCCCAAATAGAGAAAAAATGACCCGGTGTATCATTGGTTTGGCCTTGTTGCTGTCAGTCATTGCCTGGTTCTCTCTGGCAGGATTCTTTTACTATACAGATGCTGTGTTAGCAGGTCGGCTAGCCTCTACCTTTCAATATCCAAATACCTTAGCCGCCTTAACCATAAGCGCCTATTTTCTTTCCTTAGGAGAATATCAAAAAACTGAAAATCCAAAAGAAAAGAAGATATTTATTGCCATAGCATGGACTTTTTTTATCACATTAATACTTACCTATTCACGAATAGGGTGGTTGCTCTTTCCTTTGTTAGCGTGTATTTACTGGTGCATGATTCCCAGAGAGAAAAAACCTTCCTTGGCAGGCGTCTATCTGATCCACTTTTGCGTTACCTTGATTTTCCTATCCTTCCACTATCAAGCATTGCCTGATCAGGGAAAGTCTTCTCTGGCGCTACTGGTAGGACTTTTGCTTGGTATGGGAGTAAACAGTGGGTTACAATACCTAATGGACAAAGGAAAAATAAGTAAAGTGTTGCACCACCCTAAAAGAAAAGTAATAGGAATAGCATGCATCGCCTTTATAGGAGTGGCTACATATTTTTTGCTCCCGGAAACAATTACCGAAAGAATCAGTCATATCAACCTTGATCAACGAAGTGCATACGAACGCTTTGAATTTAGCAGAAATGCTTTTACAATCTTTTTGGACCAACCACTAACAGGTTCTGGTGGAGGTGGGTGGGAAGCTCGCTATGAAGCATTTCAAACCCAGCCGTATACCAGTCGAACCACACACAGTTTTTTATTTCAAACCATGGTAGAAGCCGGAGTATTAGGCACTGTCGCTCTTTTCATTCTTGGGATAACCCTTTTATTTCGACTATTGGTGGCCTTTCGTGATAAAGAGGGCACTACCCTTTCCTTAGTGATGGCTATTCTATCATTACTGATTTATAGTATCTTGGATTTTCATCTGAACTTTTTTTCTGTAGCTATGATTTTGTGGATAATGATTGCGCTTATTCCATGGCGGCCAGAACATAAAATGCCAGCCTTTTTCACAAGATCCTCAAGGGCGGCTATGTTACTGCTTATCCTGATACCAGCCTTCCTTTTGTCCGGGGTACGGTTACATGCATATCGTCACCACCAGCGAGGCATCGAGGCATTGAACCATCATCAAAACATAGAAAAAGCTCAGCACCACCTTCAGAAATCGGTGACATACAATCCGTTTCATCCAATGTATCGTAGCCATAGGGCGGCTGTAGCACCTTCCGAAGAATCCATTGTGATGATTGAAAAAGGTCTTATCTATGCTCCAAACCACGAAAGATTGTCACAGCAGGCCATAAATCACTATCTTGCAACAGGCAACAAAGAAAAACTGGAAAAACATGTGGATCAGTACATAAACCATCGCCCGATAAAGCCACAGGCCTACACCTATGTAGCCAATGCATTAAACAATTTGGCAATGATCGAAAAGCAAGCAGGTAATGTGAAAGAAGCCAAGGAATTATACCAAAAAACCATAAAGCTGATGGACAGGTTTAATGAAAAAACCGTTTCACTCACGTTTACCATAGAGCCTGCAGAAGAGTTTACAAGATCTATTCAACAGGCACAAAAAGAAAAAGAAGCTTTAAAAAGGCTCCCATAA
- a CDS encoding YvrJ family protein, with protein sequence MQELLTPIANLGFPIVLSIYLLVRLESRMESLTISLQELAQSINQMEKNH encoded by the coding sequence ATGCAGGAACTGCTAACCCCCATTGCCAACCTGGGCTTTCCCATCGTCCTCTCTATCTACCTGTTGGTTCGATTAGAAAGCCGTATGGAAAGCCTGACCATTAGCTTACAGGAGTTGGCCCAATCCATTAATCAGATGGAAAAAAATCATTAA
- a CDS encoding DUF2922 domain-containing protein, producing the protein MNQRLELNFVKTDGANARISLPNPDTSLEAEAVQTAMESMIATDVFAPGGVALAAAQSARIVTTEITELDFEA; encoded by the coding sequence ATGAATCAGCGACTAGAACTAAACTTTGTTAAAACCGACGGCGCAAATGCCAGAATTTCCCTGCCAAACCCAGACACATCCTTGGAAGCAGAAGCCGTTCAAACCGCCATGGAATCCATGATCGCTACGGATGTATTTGCTCCCGGTGGTGTCGCTTTGGCCGCCGCTCAGAGTGCCCGTATTGTTACTACGGAAATCACCGAGCTAGATTTTGAAGCCTAA
- a CDS encoding DUF86 domain-containing protein yields the protein MKTYQQQFDMIHIQEKIISKEEREKLIKIIGFRNIIAHQYAEISIEVLYRILVKDIDDLKPIANRLTTYAGV from the coding sequence ATGAAAACCTACCAACAACAATTCGATATGATCCACATACAAGAAAAAATCATTTCAAAAGAAGAAAGAGAAAAACTGATTAAAATTATAGGATTCCGAAATATTATCGCCCACCAATATGCAGAAATAAGCATAGAAGTACTTTATCGTATCTTGGTAAAAGACATTGATGACCTCAAGCCAATTGCCAACCGCCTCACCACCTATGCGGGAGTGTAA
- a CDS encoding nucleotide sugar dehydrogenase, giving the protein MINQEKSVKNDLMTKIQSKTAIVAVIGLGYVGLPLAVEKAKTGFKTIGFDVQAQKVESINNGINYIGDVVDAELADLVKAGTLSATTDFSFVSQADFIAICVPTPLDKYKQPDISYVKKSTEEIAKHMKKGCIVVLESTTYPGTTEELLLPILENNSDLTCGKDFFLAFSPERVDPGNLIYKTKNTPKVVGGVGKEATEIAAAMYESVLESDIFKASSPRVAEMEKILENTYRNINIALANEMALICHKMGINVWEVIDAAKTKPYGFQAFYPGPGLGGHCIPLDPYYLSWKAREYDFHTKLIETSGIINDHMPEYVVERSSKILNRYQKPLNGSKILILGVAYKQDINDYRESPALTVIHHFEKQGSQVSYYDPHVEEYFHDGQEKKGITDLTVEALQEADLVVITTAHSSVDYQKVQKHATVIFDTKNAMKKVADRENIELL; this is encoded by the coding sequence ATGATAAATCAAGAAAAATCAGTGAAAAATGACCTTATGACAAAAATTCAAAGCAAGACAGCCATCGTCGCGGTGATCGGCCTTGGTTACGTTGGACTACCGCTAGCTGTAGAAAAAGCCAAAACAGGATTCAAAACCATTGGATTTGACGTTCAAGCACAAAAAGTGGAGAGTATTAATAATGGTATTAACTACATAGGCGATGTCGTAGATGCAGAACTGGCAGACCTCGTAAAAGCTGGAACCCTTTCGGCCACTACCGATTTCTCTTTTGTATCTCAGGCAGACTTTATTGCCATTTGCGTTCCAACCCCTCTGGATAAATACAAGCAGCCAGATATAAGTTATGTAAAAAAATCAACAGAAGAAATTGCGAAACATATGAAAAAAGGATGTATTGTTGTTCTGGAAAGCACAACCTATCCTGGAACTACAGAAGAATTGCTACTGCCTATCCTGGAAAACAATTCCGACCTAACCTGTGGTAAAGACTTCTTTCTTGCTTTTTCACCAGAGCGAGTGGATCCGGGTAATTTGATCTATAAAACAAAAAACACACCTAAAGTAGTTGGTGGTGTTGGAAAAGAAGCAACAGAAATTGCTGCAGCCATGTATGAGTCAGTGCTGGAAAGCGATATTTTTAAGGCCTCATCTCCTCGAGTAGCCGAGATGGAAAAAATCCTCGAAAATACGTATCGCAATATTAATATTGCTCTGGCCAATGAAATGGCCTTAATCTGCCATAAAATGGGCATCAATGTTTGGGAAGTGATCGATGCAGCAAAAACAAAACCCTACGGATTCCAGGCTTTCTATCCAGGACCAGGTCTTGGAGGTCATTGTATTCCTTTAGATCCATACTATCTAAGTTGGAAAGCAAGAGAGTATGATTTCCACACAAAGCTAATCGAAACCTCGGGCATCATCAACGACCACATGCCGGAATACGTGGTAGAGCGAAGCAGTAAAATCCTTAATCGCTATCAAAAACCACTGAATGGCTCGAAAATATTAATATTAGGCGTTGCCTACAAACAAGATATCAACGATTACCGGGAAAGTCCTGCGTTAACAGTGATACATCATTTTGAAAAACAAGGATCCCAAGTATCCTACTATGATCCTCACGTAGAAGAATACTTCCACGACGGGCAGGAAAAGAAAGGCATCACAGACCTTACGGTAGAAGCACTACAAGAAGCAGATTTAGTGGTGATTACCACAGCTCATTCATCCGTTGATTACCAGAAAGTACAAAAACACGCTACCGTTATTTTCGACACAAAAAATGCCATGAAGAAAGTTGCAGATCGTGAAAATATTGAACTGCTGTAG
- a CDS encoding winged helix-turn-helix transcriptional regulator: protein MSMTHDKEYAILTQLDANPQASQRDISRQTGFSLGSVNLLLKKMINRGLVKMEEIPANRVAYMLTPAGMVEKAQKTVKYVKIHYKAIDETKEHFKNLLSNLIEQHHTCYLLTEENEIGHLIRTAAEELHTDQILIINQINQITQPTIPVVHCVDEPKEQQALSQLPNKLISLLE, encoded by the coding sequence ATGTCCATGACTCACGATAAAGAATATGCTATTTTAACCCAACTAGACGCTAACCCCCAAGCCTCCCAACGGGATATCTCCCGCCAAACTGGCTTTTCTTTGGGCAGCGTTAATTTATTGCTTAAAAAAATGATTAACCGAGGCTTGGTAAAAATGGAAGAAATACCTGCCAATCGGGTTGCTTACATGCTCACGCCTGCCGGTATGGTGGAAAAGGCTCAAAAAACCGTGAAATACGTAAAAATCCACTACAAAGCCATCGATGAAACCAAAGAACATTTCAAAAACCTGCTGTCCAACCTCATAGAACAACACCACACCTGCTACTTGCTGACAGAAGAAAACGAAATAGGCCACTTAATCCGCACAGCAGCAGAAGAACTACATACCGACCAAATCCTAATCATCAACCAGATCAATCAAATCACCCAGCCAACCATACCGGTTGTCCATTGCGTGGATGAGCCAAAAGAACAACAAGCGCTTTCGCAGCTGCCCAATAAATTGATCAGTCTATTGGAGTAG
- a CDS encoding DUF1659 domain-containing protein has product MPVEIANQSSRLRLRFINDIVDGREQLMSRTYSGIKTEAEDSQVLNAAQILSGLQTKPVKTIIRTEEKELIEG; this is encoded by the coding sequence ATGCCGGTAGAAATTGCTAACCAAAGCTCCAGACTGCGTCTTCGATTCATCAATGATATCGTAGACGGACGGGAACAACTAATGTCCAGAACCTATAGCGGAATCAAAACCGAAGCCGAAGACAGCCAAGTATTGAACGCCGCACAAATTCTCAGCGGACTGCAGACAAAGCCCGTCAAAACCATTATTCGCACGGAAGAAAAAGAACTGATCGAAGGCTAG
- a CDS encoding YcbK family protein: MSNRVNRIPVSKNFHLHEFQCKDGSHQVRLHPDLLTKLQQLRDRINRPIIITSGYRNPEHNRRVGGTPNSQHLLGTAADIRINGMTPIQLQSHAEAIGFTGIGLYESFLHVDIRPHPARWRG, encoded by the coding sequence ATGTCAAATAGAGTAAACCGCATTCCAGTATCCAAAAACTTCCATCTCCACGAATTTCAATGCAAAGATGGCAGCCATCAAGTGCGGCTACATCCAGACCTGCTTACCAAACTTCAACAACTGAGGGATCGAATCAACCGTCCGATCATCATCACCAGCGGCTACCGGAATCCGGAGCATAACCGTCGGGTAGGTGGTACCCCTAACAGCCAACACCTGTTGGGAACGGCTGCCGATATCCGTATTAACGGCATGACCCCTATTCAGCTCCAATCCCACGCCGAAGCCATCGGCTTCACTGGTATCGGCCTTTACGAAAGTTTTCTCCATGTAGACATCCGGCCCCATCCTGCTCGTTGGAGAGGGTAA
- a CDS encoding virulence RhuM family protein, whose product MLASLYDVEIPTINEHIKKIFSDHELQEEATIRKFRIVQTEGSRKVNREVKHYNLQVIIAVGFKVNNERAVQFRKWANQIVKDFTIKGFAMDDERLKSGGTILTKQYFEEQLQRIREIRLSKRKFYQKITDIYATAIDYDVNAKATRRFFSTVQNKLHWAIHGHTAAEIIYNRADAEKKHMGLTNWKDAPNGKIQKFDVSVAKNYLSESEMAQLQRLVSAYLDIAEDMALRHIPMTMSDWETRLNRFIEATDRDVLQDAGKVTAEIAKAHAESEFEKYRIVQDRLFKSDFDKLLESDEDGEWETMV is encoded by the coding sequence ATGTTGGCTTCTTTATACGATGTTGAAATTCCAACAATAAATGAGCATATCAAAAAAATATTTTCTGATCACGAGCTTCAAGAGGAGGCAACTATTAGGAAATTCCGAATAGTTCAAACTGAAGGTTCACGTAAAGTAAACAGAGAAGTCAAGCATTATAATTTACAAGTCATTATTGCAGTTGGATTTAAAGTAAATAACGAACGTGCTGTACAATTTCGCAAGTGGGCAAATCAAATCGTAAAGGATTTTACGATTAAAGGGTTTGCGATGGATGATGAACGTTTAAAAAGCGGAGGAACCATTTTAACGAAGCAGTACTTTGAAGAACAGCTACAACGCATTCGTGAAATCCGATTGAGCAAAAGAAAATTCTATCAAAAAATTACTGATATATATGCCACGGCCATTGATTATGATGTGAATGCAAAAGCCACAAGGCGGTTTTTCTCAACGGTGCAAAATAAACTACATTGGGCCATTCATGGACATACCGCCGCAGAAATCATCTATAATCGTGCAGATGCAGAAAAGAAACATATGGGCTTGACGAATTGGAAAGATGCACCGAATGGAAAAATACAGAAGTTTGATGTATCTGTTGCAAAGAATTATTTGAGTGAATCAGAAATGGCACAACTACAGAGACTAGTTTCTGCCTATCTAGATATTGCAGAGGATATGGCGCTTAGGCATATTCCGATGACCATGAGTGATTGGGAAACAAGACTTAACCGTTTTATAGAAGCCACTGATCGTGACGTTTTACAGGATGCAGGAAAGGTTACCGCAGAAATTGCTAAAGCCCATGCAGAGAGTGAGTTTGAGAAGTATCGAATTGTTCAGGATCGATTGTTCAAAAGCGATTTTGACAAACTGCTAGAAAGTGATGAAGACGGGGAATGGGAAACGATGGTTTGA